In Callospermophilus lateralis isolate mCalLat2 chromosome 19, mCalLat2.hap1, whole genome shotgun sequence, the following are encoded in one genomic region:
- the Mapk3 gene encoding mitogen-activated protein kinase 3, protein MAAAAAAQGGGGGEPRGADGVGPGVPGEVEIVKGQPFDVGPRYTQLQYIGEGAYGMVSSAYDHVRKTRVAIKKISPFEHQTYCQRTLREIQILLRFRHENVIGIRDILRAPTLEAMRDVYIVQDLMETDLYKLLKSQQLSNDHICYFLYQILRGLKYIHSANVLHRDLKPSNLLINTTCDLKICDFGLARIADPEHDHTGFLTEYVATRWYRAPEIMLNSKGYTKSIDIWSVGCILAEMLSNRPIFPGKHYLDQLNHILGILGSPSQEDLNCIINMKARNYLQSLPSKTKVAWAKLFPKSDSKALDLLDRMLTFNPNKRITVEEALAHPYLEQYYDPTDEPVAEEPFTFDMELDDLPKERLKELIFQETARFQPGAPEAP, encoded by the exons atggcggcggcggcggcggctcaggggggcgggggcggggagcCCCGGGGAGCCGATGGGGTCGGCCCGGGGGTCCCGGGGGAAGTCGAGATCGTGAAGGGGCAGCCGTTCGACGTGGGCCCGCGCTACACGCAGCTGCAGTACATCGGCGAGGGCGCGTACGGCATGGTCAG CTCAGCTTATGACCATGTGCGCAAGACTCGAGTAGCCATCAAGAAGATCAGCCCCTTCGAGCATCAGACCTACTGCCAGCGCACACTACGAGAGATCCAGATCTTGCTGCGCTTCCGCCATGAGAATGTCATAGGCATCCGAGACATTCTTCGGGCACCTACACTGGAAGCCATGAGAGATGT CTATATTGTGCAGGACCTGATGGAGACAGACCTGTACAAGTTGCTCAAAAGCCAGCAGCTGAGCAATGACCATATCTGCTACTTCCTCTACCAGATCCTGCGGGGCCTCAAGTATATCCACTCGGCCAATGTGCTCCACCGGGATCTAAAGCCCTCCAACCTGCTTATCAACACCACCTGCGACCTTAAG aTCTGCGATTTTGGCCTGGCCAGGATTGCTGATCCTGAACATGACCACACTGGCTTTCTGACGGAGTATGTGGCGACACGCTGGTACCGGGCTCCGGAGATCATGCTTAACTCCAAG GGCTACACCAAGTCCATCGACATCTGGTCTGTGGGCTGCATTCTGGCTGAGATGCTCTCCAATCGGCCCATCTTCCCCGGCAAGCACTACCTGGACCAGCTCAACCACATTCTGG GTATCCTGGGCTCTCCTTCTCAAGAGGACCTGAATTGTATTATCAACATGAAAGCCCGAAACTACCTACAGTCTCTGCCCTCCAAGACCAAGGTGGCCTGGGCCAAGCTTTTTCCCAAGTCAGACTCAAAAG CTCTTGACCTGCTGGACCGGATGTTAACCTTCAACCCCAACAAACGTATCACAGTGGAAGAAGCACTGGCTCACCCCTACCTGGAACAATACTATGACCCCACGGATGAG CCAGTAGCCGAGGAGCCCTTCACTTTTGACATGGAGCTGGATGATCTACCCAAGGAGAGGCTGAAAGAGCTCATCTTCCAGGAGACAGCCCGCTTCCAGCCAGGGGCCCCAGAGGCCCCATAA